A stretch of the Vitis vinifera cultivar Pinot Noir 40024 chromosome 16, ASM3070453v1 genome encodes the following:
- the LOC100853102 gene encoding uncharacterized protein LOC100853102 isoform X1, with protein MASRFQAASLVASPSYPNAVAWSDENLIAVATGHLVTILNPALPFGPRGLITIPANKPFPIGVIERQDLYSGCLLSTCLSRDIRPCVRSISWSHIGLAPNAGCLLAICTIEGRVKLYRAPFCEFQVEWVEVVDITDMLYDYLANISFGESETAVSSDVFQPHSGKLEGNNPLQIVYKRTSKARSLKKIGEDCTYKTRSLKKIGEDCTLPLVTVNQYASRNAMLSSLVVAWSPVLCLPPETDSAPPDNSSNCFSLLAVGGKSGKISFWRVHEPLSYTVEHSRVPISVMLAGFHQAHNTWVTAISWALLTSDASSPQVLLATGSTDGSVKIWLEYSEKLLKSSEVNDPPFSLLKEVINADSVPVSVLTLIVPVQSPQKMFLAVGKGCGSFEVWICDLSIRKFDRIGSYNAHDHVVTGLAWAFDGCCLYSCSQDNSVRSWSLCGNSLDEVPIPPNTPGVKNPADDLPYLFGSCYGVAVSPGNLVVAVARGFDAGLLNPMYQARTQKAAIEFFWIGGQQLESSTNRNLEFGIENFPGFPKKELIYWECNMLWYLSQYEHLDKPLVVWDIVAALLAFKQSAPKYVELVLVKWLSVSNVESHLGLSTGNILSHASRTFSNTTTRKLHLFNIICRHVVLSELKADKINSKQPNLEEFGGAEEEKLKLWMELLLCSERELRERLVGFAFSTVLGLMSSLAAKVYRAEGWDPVGLAQMEQWVALNYDHVQDQLKLLASEVRNLDKRKLHSVCEYVAGEQCSYCSASVPFESPEIAFCQGAKCSGGVGQSHKLARCAVCMQVCPPTSSWFCTCCQRYSSKLAPPQFFLMPRYPLDFKSSTESCTLNSFSKPFCPFCGILLQRLQPVFLLSASPA; from the exons ATGGCCTCCCGTTTCCAAGCCGCTTCGCTCGTGGCTTCGCCGTCGTACCCCAATGCCGTCGCCTGGTCCGACGAGAACCTCATCGCCGTCGCCACCGGCCACCTCGTCACCATACTG AATCCGGCATTGCCATTTGGACCGCGAGGTTTGATAACGATTCCGGCCAACAAGCCCTTTCCGATTGGGGTGATAGAAAGACAAG ATTTATACTCAGGCTGCTTGTTGAGCACTTGTTTATCACGAGACATCCGACCATGTGTTAGATCAATTTCATGGTCACATATAGGATTGGCTCCTAATGCAGG atgcttgcTTGCTATTTGCACCATAGAAGGACGTGTGAAGCTGTATCGTGCACCATTTTGTGAGTTCCAAGTTGAGTGGGTAGAG GTTGTGGATATAACAGACATGCTCTATGATTATCTTGCAAATATTAGTTTTGGAGAGTCAGAAACTGCTGTATCTTCTGAT GTGTTTCAGCCACATTCTGGCAAGTTGGAAGGAAATAATCCACTTCAAATTGTTTATAAGCGTACATCTAAAGCGAGATCACTCAAGAAGATAGGAGAAGATTGCACATATAAAACGAGATCACTCAAGAAGATAGGAGAAGACTGCACTCTCCCACTGGTAACTGTGAATCAATATGCTTCTCGCAATGCAATGCTGTCATCACTGGTTGTTGCCTGGTCGCCAGTGCTGTGTTTACCACCTGAAACCGATTCAGCTCCTCCAGATAACTCATCCAACTGCTTTTCTCTACTTGCAGTTGGTGGGAAATCTGGTAAAATTTCCTTTTGGAGAGTTCATGAACCGCTATCCTATACTGTTGAGCACAGCAGGGTTCCCATCAGTGTGATGCTTGCTGGATTCCATCAGGCACATAACACATGGGTCACTGCAATCAGTTGGGCATTACTAACTTCTGATGCTTCAAGTCCTCAGGTTTTACTTGCTACAGGGAGTACAGATGGGAG TGTGAAGATTTGGCTAGAATACAGTGAGAAATTGCTGAAATCATCTGAGGTCAATGATCCCCCTTTCTCATTGTTGAAAGag GTTATAAATGCTGATTCTGTCCCAGTTTCAGTTCTCACGCTTATTGTGCCTGTACAATCACCACAGAAGATGTTCTTAGCAGTTGGCAAGGGATGTGGATCTTTTGAAGTATGGATATGTGATTTATCTATCAGAAAATTTGATAGAATCGGCTCATATAATGCACATGATCATGTT GTTACAGGTTTAGCTTGGGCTTTCGATGGATGTTGTTTGTACAGCTGCAGCCAG GATAATTCTGTGCGTAGCTGGAGTTTATGTGGGAATTCCCTCGATGAAGTACCCATTCCTCCAAATACTCCTGGTGTAAAGAACCCTGCCGATGAC CTCCCATATTTATTTGGTTCATGCTATGGTGTAGCAGTATCCCCTGGAAATCTGGTGGTTGCTGTG GCTCGTGGTTTTGATGCTGGTCTATTGAATCCAATGTATCAGGCAAG GACTCAAAAGGCTGCCATTGAGTTCTTCTGGATAGGTGGGCAACAACTTGAAAGTTCAACAAACAGAAACCTAGAGTTTGGTATTGAAAATTTTCCTGGTTTTCCTAAGAAGGAATTGATTTATTGGGAGTGTAATATGTTGTGGTATTTAAGTCAATATGAGCATCTGGATAAGCCTTTGGTAGTTTGGGATATAGTTGCAGCATTGTTGGCTTTCAAGCAGTCTGCACCTAAGTATGTGGAACTTGTACTGGTTAAGTGGCTCTCAGTTTCAAATGTGGAATCCCATCTGGGCCTTTCAACAGGAAATATTTTGTCTCATGCCTCCAGAACTTTCTCAAATACTACTACCCGAAAGTTGCACCTTTTCAATATCATCTGTAGACATGTAGTACTATCTGAGCTGAAGGCAGATAAAATTAACAGCAAACAGCCTAATCTAGAAGAATTTGGTGGTGCTGAGGAGGAAAAACTGAAGTTGTGGATGGAGCTACTTCTTTGCAGTGAAAGAGAACTCCGTGAAAGGCTTGTGGGTTTTGCTTTTTCTACTGTTTTAGGTCTCATGTCCTCTTTGGCTGCAAAAGTTTATAGAGCTGAGGGCTGGGATCCTGTTGGATTAGCACAAATGGAGCAGTGGGTTGCACTTAATTATGATCATGTACAGGATCAACTAAAACTCCTTGCATCAGAAGTTAGAAACCTTGATAAGAG GAAGCTGCATTCTGTTTGTGAATATGTAGCAGGGGAGCAATGTAGCTATTGTTCAGCATCTGTTCCATTTGAATCTCCAGAGATTGCTTTTTGCCAAGGTGCAAAGTGCAGTGGTGGGGTTGGTCAGAGCCATAAACTAGCACGGTGTGCCGTTTGCATGCAGGTCTGCCCTCCTACATCCTCCTGGTTTTGCACGTGTTGTCAGAGATATTCTTCAAAACTGGCTCCCCCACAATTTTTTCTCATGCCCAGATATCCACTGGATTTCAAGTCTTCAACTGAATCCTGCACCTTAAACAGTTTCTCTAAACCCTTCTGCCCCTTCTGTGGAATACTGCTACAAAGATTACAACCGGTATTTCTACTCTCTGCATCACCAGCATAA
- the LOC100853709 gene encoding serine/arginine-rich splicing factor SR34A: MSGRFSRTIYVGNLPSDIREYEIEDLFYKYGRILDVELKIPPRPPCYCFVEFENSRDAEDAIRGRDGYNFDGCRLRVELAHGGRGQSSSSDRRGGHGSGGGGRFGVSRHSEYRVIVRGLPSSASWQDLKDHMRKAGDVCFAEVSRDADGTFGLVDYTNHEDMKYAIRKLDDTEFRNPWARAYIRVKRYDVSPRSRSRSHSPSRSRSLKRNRSKSLERSVSRSASKSRSPSPVRRSRSRSASPRPARSGSA; encoded by the exons ATGAGTGGCCGATTTTCTCGCACAATCTATGTTGGCAATCTGCCTTCGGATATAAGAGAATATGAAATTGAAGATCTATTCTACAAG TATGGTCGCATATTGGACGTTGAGTTGAAGATCCCACCTCGTCCCCCTTGTTATTGTTTTGTGGAG TTTGAGAATTCTCGGGATGCGGAAGATGCAATTAGGGGTCGTGATGGCTATAATTTTGATGGTTGTCGTCTGAGG GTTGAACTTGCCCATGGTGGTAGAGGGCAATCATCTTCAAGCGATCGTCGTGGTGGCCATGGTAGCGGGGGTGGGGGCCGCTTTGGTGTTTCACGCCATTCTGAGTATCGAG TTATTGTTCGTGGGCTTCCAAGTTCTGCTTCCTGGCAAGATTTAAAG GATCACATGCGAAAAGCTGGTGATGTGTGTTTTGCTGAAGTTTCCCGTGATGCTGATG GAACCTTTGGTCTTGTTGATTATACCAATCATGAAGACATGAAATACGCT ATTCGGAAACTTGATGACACTGAATTTAGAAATCCTTGGGCAAGGGCTTATATTCGG GTGAAGAGGTATGATGTCAGTCCAAGAAGCCGAAGCCGAAGCCATAGTCCCAGTAGAAGCAGGAGCCTAAAAAGGAACCGGAG CAAATCATTGGAACGATCTGTATCAAGATCAGCTTCAAAATCTAGATCTCCATCTCCTGTCAGGCGATCAAGGTCCAGATCAGCATCTCCCCGTCCG GCCAGATCAGGTAGCGCCTGA
- the LOC100853102 gene encoding uncharacterized protein LOC100853102 isoform X2, with translation MQVWYRCLLAICTIEGRVKLYRAPFCEFQVEWVEVVDITDMLYDYLANISFGESETAVSSDVFQPHSGKLEGNNPLQIVYKRTSKARSLKKIGEDCTYKTRSLKKIGEDCTLPLVTVNQYASRNAMLSSLVVAWSPVLCLPPETDSAPPDNSSNCFSLLAVGGKSGKISFWRVHEPLSYTVEHSRVPISVMLAGFHQAHNTWVTAISWALLTSDASSPQVLLATGSTDGSVKIWLEYSEKLLKSSEVNDPPFSLLKEVINADSVPVSVLTLIVPVQSPQKMFLAVGKGCGSFEVWICDLSIRKFDRIGSYNAHDHVVTGLAWAFDGCCLYSCSQDNSVRSWSLCGNSLDEVPIPPNTPGVKNPADDLPYLFGSCYGVAVSPGNLVVAVARGFDAGLLNPMYQARTQKAAIEFFWIGGQQLESSTNRNLEFGIENFPGFPKKELIYWECNMLWYLSQYEHLDKPLVVWDIVAALLAFKQSAPKYVELVLVKWLSVSNVESHLGLSTGNILSHASRTFSNTTTRKLHLFNIICRHVVLSELKADKINSKQPNLEEFGGAEEEKLKLWMELLLCSERELRERLVGFAFSTVLGLMSSLAAKVYRAEGWDPVGLAQMEQWVALNYDHVQDQLKLLASEVRNLDKRKLHSVCEYVAGEQCSYCSASVPFESPEIAFCQGAKCSGGVGQSHKLARCAVCMQVCPPTSSWFCTCCQRYSSKLAPPQFFLMPRYPLDFKSSTESCTLNSFSKPFCPFCGILLQRLQPVFLLSASPA, from the exons ATGCAGG tgtggtacagatgcttgcTTGCTATTTGCACCATAGAAGGACGTGTGAAGCTGTATCGTGCACCATTTTGTGAGTTCCAAGTTGAGTGGGTAGAG GTTGTGGATATAACAGACATGCTCTATGATTATCTTGCAAATATTAGTTTTGGAGAGTCAGAAACTGCTGTATCTTCTGAT GTGTTTCAGCCACATTCTGGCAAGTTGGAAGGAAATAATCCACTTCAAATTGTTTATAAGCGTACATCTAAAGCGAGATCACTCAAGAAGATAGGAGAAGATTGCACATATAAAACGAGATCACTCAAGAAGATAGGAGAAGACTGCACTCTCCCACTGGTAACTGTGAATCAATATGCTTCTCGCAATGCAATGCTGTCATCACTGGTTGTTGCCTGGTCGCCAGTGCTGTGTTTACCACCTGAAACCGATTCAGCTCCTCCAGATAACTCATCCAACTGCTTTTCTCTACTTGCAGTTGGTGGGAAATCTGGTAAAATTTCCTTTTGGAGAGTTCATGAACCGCTATCCTATACTGTTGAGCACAGCAGGGTTCCCATCAGTGTGATGCTTGCTGGATTCCATCAGGCACATAACACATGGGTCACTGCAATCAGTTGGGCATTACTAACTTCTGATGCTTCAAGTCCTCAGGTTTTACTTGCTACAGGGAGTACAGATGGGAG TGTGAAGATTTGGCTAGAATACAGTGAGAAATTGCTGAAATCATCTGAGGTCAATGATCCCCCTTTCTCATTGTTGAAAGag GTTATAAATGCTGATTCTGTCCCAGTTTCAGTTCTCACGCTTATTGTGCCTGTACAATCACCACAGAAGATGTTCTTAGCAGTTGGCAAGGGATGTGGATCTTTTGAAGTATGGATATGTGATTTATCTATCAGAAAATTTGATAGAATCGGCTCATATAATGCACATGATCATGTT GTTACAGGTTTAGCTTGGGCTTTCGATGGATGTTGTTTGTACAGCTGCAGCCAG GATAATTCTGTGCGTAGCTGGAGTTTATGTGGGAATTCCCTCGATGAAGTACCCATTCCTCCAAATACTCCTGGTGTAAAGAACCCTGCCGATGAC CTCCCATATTTATTTGGTTCATGCTATGGTGTAGCAGTATCCCCTGGAAATCTGGTGGTTGCTGTG GCTCGTGGTTTTGATGCTGGTCTATTGAATCCAATGTATCAGGCAAG GACTCAAAAGGCTGCCATTGAGTTCTTCTGGATAGGTGGGCAACAACTTGAAAGTTCAACAAACAGAAACCTAGAGTTTGGTATTGAAAATTTTCCTGGTTTTCCTAAGAAGGAATTGATTTATTGGGAGTGTAATATGTTGTGGTATTTAAGTCAATATGAGCATCTGGATAAGCCTTTGGTAGTTTGGGATATAGTTGCAGCATTGTTGGCTTTCAAGCAGTCTGCACCTAAGTATGTGGAACTTGTACTGGTTAAGTGGCTCTCAGTTTCAAATGTGGAATCCCATCTGGGCCTTTCAACAGGAAATATTTTGTCTCATGCCTCCAGAACTTTCTCAAATACTACTACCCGAAAGTTGCACCTTTTCAATATCATCTGTAGACATGTAGTACTATCTGAGCTGAAGGCAGATAAAATTAACAGCAAACAGCCTAATCTAGAAGAATTTGGTGGTGCTGAGGAGGAAAAACTGAAGTTGTGGATGGAGCTACTTCTTTGCAGTGAAAGAGAACTCCGTGAAAGGCTTGTGGGTTTTGCTTTTTCTACTGTTTTAGGTCTCATGTCCTCTTTGGCTGCAAAAGTTTATAGAGCTGAGGGCTGGGATCCTGTTGGATTAGCACAAATGGAGCAGTGGGTTGCACTTAATTATGATCATGTACAGGATCAACTAAAACTCCTTGCATCAGAAGTTAGAAACCTTGATAAGAG GAAGCTGCATTCTGTTTGTGAATATGTAGCAGGGGAGCAATGTAGCTATTGTTCAGCATCTGTTCCATTTGAATCTCCAGAGATTGCTTTTTGCCAAGGTGCAAAGTGCAGTGGTGGGGTTGGTCAGAGCCATAAACTAGCACGGTGTGCCGTTTGCATGCAGGTCTGCCCTCCTACATCCTCCTGGTTTTGCACGTGTTGTCAGAGATATTCTTCAAAACTGGCTCCCCCACAATTTTTTCTCATGCCCAGATATCCACTGGATTTCAAGTCTTCAACTGAATCCTGCACCTTAAACAGTTTCTCTAAACCCTTCTGCCCCTTCTGTGGAATACTGCTACAAAGATTACAACCGGTATTTCTACTCTCTGCATCACCAGCATAA
- the LOC109124269 gene encoding large ribosomal subunit protein P1, whose translation MSIGEIACTYATLILHDDGISVTPEKINTLVKAAKVEVESYWPALFAKLVEKRNVEDLIANVGSGGGGAPVSAAAPAAGGASAAAAAPVVEEKKEEPKEESDDDMGFSLFD comes from the exons ATGTCGATCGGCGAGATAGCTTGCACTTACGCCACTCTCATCCTCCATGATGACGGAATCTCAGTCACA CCGGAGAAGATCAATACTTTGGTGAAAGCTGCGAAGGTGGAGGTTGAGTCTTACTGGCCGGCTCTATTCGCTAAGCTAGTCGAGAAGAGAAACGTTGAAGATCTCATTGCCAACGTTGGTTCCGGTGGAGGCGGTGCTCCCGTCTCTGCTGCCGCTCCAGCTGCTGGTGGTGCTTCGGCTGCTGCCGCCGCTCCTGTAGTTGAGGAGAAGAAG GAAGAACCAAAGGAAGAAAGTGACGACGACATGGGATTCAGCTTGTTTGACTAG